In Streptomyces sp. NBC_00306, a single genomic region encodes these proteins:
- a CDS encoding bifunctional RNase H/acid phosphatase, whose translation MPRFVVEADGGSRGNPGPAGYGAVVIDAASGETLAEAAEYIGVATNNVAEYKGLVAGLKAAYALAPDASVHVRMDSKLVVEQMSGRWKIKHPDMKPLAAQAAKVFPASQVTYEWIPREKNKHADRLANEAMDAGKQGKQWEPSRSTAEFTTRDDTAARVVGDATAGAAKARAALSGGGRGDAGLLPGTENAGESGPTAEKPASQGWGADLGTPTTFVLLRHGETALTPEKRFSGSGDHELSPAGLRQAEAAAASLAARGTIQEIVSSPLKRCRQTAEAVAARLGLDVRIEDGLRETDFGAWEGLTFGEVQERYGDDLTAWLASAKVAPTGGGESFATVARRVAATRDTMLTQSGGRTVLVVTHVTPIKTLVRLALGAPPESLFRMELSAASLSAVAYYADGNASLRLLNDTSHLRG comes from the coding sequence ATGCCGCGGTTCGTCGTCGAGGCGGACGGTGGCTCACGGGGCAACCCCGGCCCGGCGGGCTACGGCGCCGTCGTCATCGACGCCGCCAGCGGTGAGACGCTCGCCGAGGCGGCCGAGTACATCGGTGTCGCGACGAACAACGTCGCCGAGTACAAGGGCCTGGTCGCCGGACTGAAGGCCGCGTACGCCCTCGCGCCCGACGCCTCCGTGCACGTCCGGATGGACTCCAAGCTGGTCGTCGAGCAGATGTCCGGGCGCTGGAAGATCAAGCACCCCGACATGAAGCCGCTGGCCGCCCAGGCGGCCAAGGTCTTCCCCGCCTCCCAGGTGACGTACGAGTGGATCCCGCGCGAGAAGAACAAGCACGCGGACCGGCTCGCCAACGAGGCGATGGACGCGGGCAAGCAGGGCAAACAGTGGGAACCCTCCCGCTCCACCGCCGAGTTCACCACCCGTGACGACACGGCGGCCCGGGTCGTCGGTGACGCGACGGCGGGTGCCGCGAAGGCGCGTGCCGCGCTGTCCGGCGGCGGCCGGGGAGATGCCGGGCTCCTCCCGGGCACCGAGAACGCCGGCGAGTCCGGTCCGACGGCCGAGAAGCCCGCCTCGCAGGGCTGGGGCGCCGACCTCGGCACCCCCACCACCTTCGTCCTGCTGCGCCATGGCGAGACCGCTCTCACGCCGGAGAAGCGCTTCTCCGGCAGCGGCGACCACGAGCTCTCGCCCGCCGGCCTGCGCCAGGCCGAAGCGGCCGCCGCGTCCCTCGCCGCCCGCGGCACGATCCAGGAGATCGTCAGCTCCCCGCTGAAGCGCTGCCGGCAGACCGCGGAGGCCGTCGCGGCCCGGCTCGGCCTCGACGTCCGTATCGAGGACGGCCTGCGCGAGACGGACTTCGGCGCCTGGGAGGGACTCACCTTCGGTGAGGTCCAGGAGCGCTACGGCGACGACCTCACGGCCTGGCTCGCCTCGGCGAAGGTGGCCCCGACCGGCGGCGGTGAGAGTTTCGCGACCGTCGCACGCCGGGTCGCCGCGACCCGCGACACGATGCTGACGCAGTCGGGGGGCCGCACGGTCCTGGTGGTCACCCATGTCACCCCGATCAAGACGCTGGTCCGGCTGGCGCTGGGCGCACCGCCGGAGTCCCTGTTCCGGATGGAGCTCTCGGCGGCGTCCCTGTCGGCGGTGGCCTACTACGCGGACGGCAACGCGTCCCTGCGGCTGCTGAACGACACCTCCCACCTGCGCGGGTGA